AGCTTGCCCTTGGTAGCATTCAAGTCGACTATCGATGCAACTGCGGTTTCGGCAATTTTGGGATCACGAACGCCTGcaataaatgcataaattaaagtGAGCCACTGACAAAAATTGCTGAGAGGACAGaacttaattaataaatatccTTTAAAACACTTTTTTATGAGTGTTTTCTAATCTACCCTattttacacaaaatataagcaATATAAGCGACACCTAGCGCCTGTATAGCGCACTTCAAGCTCTGGTTTTTACATCTATACATTTTACATAAGTTCAATGTAGAAAATAACAGTTGACTGTTAAAtgattaaaatgtttattattttaactagcactaacaataaaattaaatatatttaaaaaaaaaaatgatttcttaataaatgaattttcttAGAGACTAAAATATGCAGTGAAATTGTAAGTAAACGTATTAAAGCAAGAAATtggaaaagcaacaaaaaatgccattttcaaaaatgttaacgagaaaatacaaaataattattgaTAACTGTGACCCTTTTCATTGAAATTTAGAATTCTTTTCTCCGACCAGTCAATGAACTCTTATCGCTTGTCTTTCCCGAAAATCGAGACTTTTACGCGACTTGGTTAGATAATGAAATCAGGAGAATGGGTCATGATTTCTGTATCGCATTGACAAGGGTGGGAATGGATCTGCATTTCGACGATCGTTTATTCGATGTTCGATTTTAGCTTGCCGAGCACGTGCACTTGCAGCACGGTTAAATGTTTGTGGAATTCATAAGCAGATCGCCGACTTATGGATAGGAATAGGCCTGAAACAAGTTGTTGGGCGGAGATTGGTCAACTCACCCATGACGACAGTCATGTCGCAGGCCAGCAGCTTCTCCACGATCCGCAGTCCGATGCCGCGATTGCCTCCGGTGATGACAGCAATGCGGTCCGGTTGTTTATAAAGTGCTTAATGGATAATGGCAACAATTAGTGATCGTGGAATAAGCATCGGCTAGCAAATTGACTTACCCACTCGATCCCGTGCCTTATACTGGGCATCGTGGACGAGCCCAACGATTCCCAGGTACTGATACCGAAACTCAGTCTTCCACTCGAACCAGGACTTCGGGAACTCCTTGGTGGTCTTCGAAAAGAGGAACGCACACAGCAGCAGGCCGACGAAGAAAATCCACAGCAAAGTTCCCAACATTATACGCTCTTATCGGATCGGATCGCCGTCTCTCCGGAACTCTGCAAAGGGAATACGGGTTTTGATAAGAAATCGGGCAAAGTGCGCCGGCTGATAACGAAAACCGATCCTGGTTCGTCACAGACATTAGCCATTAGCCGGCAACATTATCAATATTGGCGGGTAAATTCGCCTCGAGTGCACTTTGCGAAACTCTTCAACTGAGTCAGCAAGATTTCGCGATCCGAGTGCCAGCGGGTACATCTGTTGGCCATATTCGTTTGGAATTCTAGGTGTGTTGGCCATATATACTTGCCAGAGATTGATTCGTGTCACGATTCAGCTGCGAATAGTCGAGCTTCTACAATTATCATGCCTTTATACTATCAAGTTGGCGTAACAGTAGAGAGTAACTAATCACTTAAAAATGTGGTTTAATTATAAAGCTCGAACTTTTTGTAGAATGATCTTTGCTATCAATTAAAAAGGCTTTTACAAAAGTGCTGTTTTAACGCACTAATCCTAATTCGACAGAGTAACAAGAATGATGTTTGAAATCTCAGAATTTTCACCAGGAAACCCCATTTTTGGGGATAGAAgtctaataattaataaactttttaatgATATTTATCAGAGAGCGTGTTCTGAAATCGACTTGACCCCATTGGCCGTCGAATAGCTTGAGTTGTTGCCTCTTTCCCTCAGTTTTTTCTTATTTGCCCAGCAATTTCCAGCGTTGGTTAGCCGGGCTTATAAAGCTAACGCGATTGTTTGGCCACCGATATTTGCAGTGCATATTTGCCACCTGCACTTTGAGCGCTGCACTGGaatcttaatttttaatcGGGCGGggaaacaattaaattaattagacAGAAGATAGTTGAGCGCGTTTATTGGGAGACAGCGAGAGAACTGGCTTAGGTGTGCTCGTAAAATGCTAATTAAAAACCCAAACAGCGGCGGAATGAAAGTTGAAGAGCCGAGCTTCGAGCCAAAGCCAATAAACGGGGCCAAAATAGTGAATTTGGGGCCAGAGCTGAAAATGACTGAGGCGCtaaacagcaacaactagGGTCGGTTTCTTTGGGCTCTTCTTGCGGGGGCAGCGGGGAAATATCTGTACGGACGACCTAGCATAGTACACTGCGAAAAACTCTTTAGTATTggtgtaaaatataaaaatatttacaaattgtaCTGCGCAGAATGGTTTTCCATTTTAAGAAAGTTAAGGAAATAGAATTATTTTTCTTGAGTGAAGGTTGTTTGAAATTCTCTTAATTGCTTTATCTTTTATAATAGATTGCACTTAAAAGATAAGAACTTCACTACAAATTAGAAATAGGTTTTGtatgaatttttcatttttcacataaagtaattccattttttctgtgtgtacGCATGACACCACGAACGTGCTGTCAAGAGTTTCGACTTCcgtcaacaaaacgcaaaAGCTTAGCAGTTTTACTGTTGTTGCCGCGGTCGTTTTTAATTTGGCTGCATATGGTTAACTTTCTTtttctattgttgttgcccttGCAGAGGGCTTTTCAATTTTACCTTCAATTTGGCTGACGCAGACGAAAATGCACCTGTGCCTCGATTTCTATGCTAATATTGACACcctttttttcaattaaaggCTGCGGCGGCGCTTCCTcgtctttttgttttctttcacGTTTTCGAAGAGGATCAATCGCTGGTGTTTGAAAACCGGTTTTTCCAGCGGGCCCTTATTTTCGCCACAACCGCTCGGCGAGAAATTCAAAAGCGAACTGAACGTTAGGTTTTAATTGCGCGCCTTTCCGCCAAGAACTTGATCCacgattgttgttgttttgttttggcttatTGCCGCTGGTCAACAGGTGAATTTTACCCACTTGCCGGCTGATCACGCAGAAAAACAGCTGATATTGTACAATTACGTGGTTATGCAATGGTTAAGCGGGTCGGTCGGCGTGTTGTTACCTTAGTGTGCACTCACAAAAACGCTGATTTGAAAcaacttaattgaaataaCTGCAGACAAGCGAAAATCCAAGGTGGATATACATCGATGGCACCAGGGCTGCACTTTCTCTGTTTCAAAATATCGATTGTTGATGTAATCATCGATATCTGCCGTCAGTAtgcatttttctttattttgtcCTTATTCATTTGTAAATCATAAGAAACCTGAGGtttttaaacaaatgtttttattacaGAGAAACAGAGTTTGCGTGTGCAAAAAATACCTAAATGTTGAGCTAAGCTTATTAACAGTAACATGTCTATTCTATGTTAAGCTACTGTTACCAAACTAATCGATATCACTGCCATAAAAATatcgaaattcaaatttaaggCAATAATACACCTTTAATCTTTTCATGTTAGTTAAAGTTCAAgtaaaattatgttttaagTCTCCCAACAAAATACCTTCTTTCTTTTGCTAgctgatttatttattgaaccGAAATAGTACAGTGCATTTAAGTGTTTAAACGGAAATATGTTCGTACAAcaattacaatttatgttttgCCTTGATACCAGTTATAACTAATTTTGCCATTATATAGTTGCgcataagtatatatatagtttgaAATTAGAAGAACCTAAGCGAAACATTGAAGTCTAAACTTTGCGcatttcttttaaatattttgaataaaatttcGTTTCGCTTTCGATTAAATAATTCAGTTGGGATTACCATATAGAGCGTGTTGTCGTGTTTATAggtgaataaatattttgaaatatatactAGACTAAATTGAATATATACTTGAATCGTGTGTGCTGGTGTAAGAGGTGCCTATATGCTACTAAAAAGAATATTACTGTGGAAAGGACAAAGTATTCAAAGTATTCAAATAGGTTCGGAACTCTAAGTTGCAGCTGCGTTGTCAATGTCTTTTATCGCCTGTTCCTCCATcttcgtttccgtttccgtagCAGCGACATCCTTAGGCTCCTTTAACTGTCAATTCTCCACGGACATGTTGCCGATGTCATCGTTTATGGCCAGCACCTGGCTGATGAAGCTCTGGTCGGTGACCACCTCGGCCAGGGATTTGCACAGTTCGGTCAATTCCGGCAGCGGTATCTTCAATTGCGGCGCCAGCCTGCTAAGATGTTGACCCACATAGTCCGGCAGCTGATGGGTGATAATAACTGGGTTAGTAATGGGTAACCATTGGCTATAGCTATCAGTGATCCTTACCTTTCCCTTGCCCACTTTAAACGCGCTGAACATCAGCTTCGTCCGCACTCGCTGCTCATTGGGTCCGTCGTAGAAGATGGTGAGGTAGGCCTCCTGCCCATTGGCCACCAGCGGGAAGTAGATGCCCGCATAGACCTGACCCTTGGCATCGCGGGAGAGTAGCGATCGGAAGTTGTACACCAGATTGCGGCGCACGGTCACGTCGATGGCCGTGATGTACTCTTGGGCCACGTAGATCAGCGATGTCTTGTAGCTGGTATCCTCGCCACGGATCTCGCGCTCCTTCCACTCCACGAATTTCCCATTCTGCTGACTGTAGGCATAGCAATAATCACGCTGCAGATGCGGCTCCTTGGATTGGGTGAACCAGCCTAGAAACATATTGCATCCAtcagtatatatgtattacaATAGGCTAAGCGGAGATTACAACTCACCAGTGTGCGGATAGCTCTGATCCTGCATAACAGTCACCGCTCGGCTGACATGGTAACCTGGGTCCAGGATCATCACACCCCGTCGATCGCCGATGGCGATGCGCATGGCGACCATGACGTGCTCCTTCTCCACACCCGCGTCCACCGAATTAAGGCCGCACTCCTCGTCCAACTGAACGTAGTCGTTGCAGTCCATCACCTGCTCCTCGCAGGACACAACGTACAAGTAGTTGGCCAGCACCGGGAACATCTGCACCATCCTGGCCATGATTTCGAACGCCAGCGAGACGCACATGTGATGGCGTCTGTTGATGGGCACATCGTAGAACTGAAAGAAGCTACGCAGATCGGAGCGACGCGTGCGCTTAAAGCTGCGATAGAAGTCAACGAAGAGGTTGACCGTATTGTAGTGCGTCTCCTCCAGCATTCGCTGCAGCGTGGTCTCCACTATTCCGTTCAGCTCCTCATACTGCCAGACATTGTCGAAGATCAGGGTGCCCTTGCCAGCGGACTCCGAGCTCGACCAGTCGGGCAGCGGCAGCGGATGACCCAGGGGCCACACTCCGTTTACCTGATTGAAGGCCTCTAGGTCATAGCCGTCGCCCACTATCCATTGAGCGCCGGAGATGCCCTCCAGAGCAGCTGCGACGGGCTGCTGTCTGGCCAACAGCTGCCTGATGTCGGAGTAACGCTCCGATCTATCCACCGATGTCAGATCGGGCGAAGGCACCAGCTCGTGGTCCTCGAggtcctcctcctcttcctcctcctcgctggAGGTGGAGGGTGTGCGACGAATGGCGCCAGTGCCATGTGCAGTTGGGTGCTCAGTTGCGGATAAATCAGATCGCGTCGTAGtcaatcccaatcccattccGCGCACCATCGCATCCGCCAGCTGCTGATCCGCCGGGAGCAACGGATCGtgggcagcggcggcggcagtggCCTCTTCATCCTCATCCGGAGAGGCCACTCCCCCATCCTCCCGTCGGTGACTGGTGGCAACGGCGAGTCAACTCGGCCATTCGGAGCCCCAGCGGCCCACGGTGGGCACATAGCCACTTTCGCAGTCATTGAGCGTGGCGTCTAGTTGAATGTTGGCGAACTGTTGTTGGCTTGAATGCAGTGATGGTTGTTGGGCAGCTTGGCCAGCCTGGGcggctccagctccagcactGATCAGACTAATCCGGCCCTGCGCTCGCTTGAACAGGAGGTCCGGCTCGTCTCCAAATTTCGTCGTTGGTTTAGACTGATCTGTATTTCATTTGTGGAAGAAATAAGATCAAGAAAGTTGATTAGAAGATGAATTGGTAAggaataacaaataataagaatatagTCAGATGTGGATTACAAAGAAAAAAGGACGACAGGTGTTTGTTTTTCAGCGGAATATAACCTTTCAACATTCCTTCTTTTTATAACAAGATAAGGTAGGTTCCATTAAGTATCAATTATATAAATTCCCTCTGCTTCATCTGCTTTTCAATCTTGAGATTACGGACCCTTGACCTGCACCCTTGGTGATCCCTTTTCACTGATTAGGAAATCCCTCCAGCAATTAGCGCAAATCGCAGCTCAGCAGGTAGTTGTGCCCTTATCAAAGTCAAGTCAAATGTAATTATCCCTAGGTACGCAAAAAAACACCTCGTAACCATCTGGCTGTCTAGTACCCAGTTTTTCGAGCAGTGTGTTGTCATGAAGTCCGAGAGATGTACAGTCGCTCTGCCATCGggcaataaacaaattgccatACGACAATACAATGTCCATATACATACTACGTAAGTACTTGTTATCAACGGGAGGCAGGAAGTGGGCGGGCACTTATAAATGGGTTCCAAGTGCTGATTGCTAACTTTCGTTAGTTGCAGGCAATAAAACACAGCACAAGTACAAGTACGAGCACAAAGGCACAATTGTTTTCCCCCCTCAAAGTGTCCACGTGCCGCCAGATGCTATGGTATAGTATGGGTTTGGAGCAGCATGGAGTGGAGGTCAGGTCACCCAGCATGTGACATGCTGAAAAATGCGCTTATCTGCGCGTTTGTGTCTATGTGTGTTTCTGATTAGACATTCTGCGTTGcgaattcgctttgtttgtAATGTGACTCAATGTGGAGCAGTCAGCTCATGGATCCGCATATGTGGCACATTCAAAATAGCCGCATTTGCGTATTCAATCGCAGGCACGCGCAATTGTTGCTAATTGCACGTGAATCACCGGATGTGAGAGTGGGCTATGAAGTTTATTTTCCCCCAGCACAACAATGTGTTGCTGTTTATTTCGCTGActacactcgaagaaaagtgAATTAGTCTTAATTCAAGTCATATTTTGTGCAATGTGATGAACAGAGTTACCAGTATTGTTCGAGTGTAAGATGAGTTAATTGTCTTCTTGGAAATTTATGGTACTGTcaacactcgaagaaaagaGTACTAGTCCTAAGTCaagcttatttttattattcttattttttttttttactacaTTTTGGCAATGCAATGAACGATTGTTTCGAGTGTAAGATGAGGTGATTTTCTTCTTATAAATTCTTAGTACTGAGTAATCTTCTTTGTTCCGAGTCTGGCGATATCGTTTTTCGTCTGCTCAAATGTTTTCCTACTAAAATACCTGTCTATGATTTGCGATATTCGATTTCCCAgtttttctgattagcagTTCTTAGCTATCTCTTGTATTTTCCcaatgatatatttttaatatgcacatagTAGTAGAATGCATTTGATTACTTACCCATACAATGGCCTAAGCCCTATTAACAAAATCGTTGTTTTCCAGGTAAGATCTCGGGCTTAGTTCGCTTTTTTCCACACTAAACTCTCAATGCTCGACGGCCTGTGTGTTAGTTAGCACTGGAAAGTCTGGCTTAAATTGGATTCGTTTCGGTTGGTAGAATGCAACAGTTGGCTTTCAACTGCTGATGTTTTCAATTTGGCGTTTCTGCGACGCGCGTGCGTGGAAAATCGAACggaaggaaaataaaataaggagAACGCGAACTAAAAGCAAACAACTTGTTGTCTGCGCCTTTTGCCGTGGCTTtgtctttgatttttttcttaaCGCTTTGGTTATTTAAACAATTGGTGCgtttagtttgttttaatttagtACTGGTGTCGCTTTTGCCTGTTCAATGCAGGTCCGAGTTTTTCAACGATATTGGCGAATTAATCGACATCGAAGTGGATTTCGTTCGTCACTGGTCGTCTACTAGTTACTAGatgcacttgcacttgcactgCGCTATTTTCGAATATTCCGATTACCGATTTTCCCTTGGTTTTTCCGCTCAGGAGCTCCGCTGAGAACGAGAGACGCGTTGCGACTGATGAAAATCGGCTGCGAGTATTGCGCTATATAAACGATCTCTGCCTTTCTCGCCGCTCTGCCGACGTCGACTGCGATTGGCGTGAActcgaaaatatttcaatttatgacGCAAAAAAGCTTGAAAAATtccacacaaacaaaaaaaaaaaacgataagGGGAGCCAAACTTGAACgcgatttttgttttgctccaACGCTTCGTAGGTAAACAAATCGGATGTTATTGTTTGGGACGGGAACACTGCAACAAAAAGGGAGAAAGTTGTctgaatatatattatatatgtgtatatatttgtattttgcgGTGTACAATTAGCAAATAAATTCGGTCTTGTGAGCTcatgataataataaacacCCATGATAGTCAGTCAGTCACGCAATCAGTTGATTTGCTTACTTTGATTTTAGTTACTAAGCTTATCGCACTGAGTCAACTGTTGTTTATGATCTATTTTTGTGCCTAGCTCTCCCCTTAGAATGGAAAACCTTGAATTTTATGACCCACAGAGTGGAAAATTTGTCCCCAGAGATTGTATTTGTTATCACACGATTGGATGCACTTTTCAGATACTCTGGCATTCTGCAAACTGTAAACTTTCCCTAAATCGAATGCGAAAGAGCTTAGGTGCCACTCGAAATGCCAACTGGTTGCAAGCAACCAAGGTTGCCCGGGAAAAGGGCCCCTCCCCCCGTTtacgtatacttaatattatAAATGCTTACGCACGGGCTCAGGCTTTTGCGAGTGTCACAGA
The sequence above is drawn from the Drosophila melanogaster chromosome 2R genome and encodes:
- the CG13868 gene encoding uncharacterized protein, isoform D; the protein is MDQSKPTTKFGDEPDLLFKRAQGRISLISAGAGAAQAGQAAQQPSLHSSQQQFANIQLDATLNDCESGYVPTVGRWGSEWPMASPDEDEEATAAAAAHDPLLPADQQLADAMVRGMGLGLTTTRSDLSATEHPTAHGTGAIRRTPSTSSEEEEEEEDLEDHELVPSPDLTSVDRSERYSDIRQLLARQQPVAAALEGISGAQWIVGDGYDLEAFNQVNGVWPLGHPLPLPDWSSSESAGKGTLIFDNVWQYEELNGIVETTLQRMLEETHYNTVNLFVDFYRSFKRTRRSDLRSFFQFYDVPINRRHHMCVSLAFEIMARMVQMFPVLANYLYVVSCEEQVMDCNDYVQLDEECGLNSVDAGVEKEHVMVAMRIAIGDRRGVMILDPGYHVSRAVTVMQDQSYPHTGWFTQSKEPHLQRDYCYAYSQQNGKFVEWKEREIRGEDTSYKTSLIYVAQEYITAIDVTVRRNLVYNFRSLLSRDAKGQVYAGIYFPLVANGQEAYLTIFYDGPNEQRVRTKLMFSAFKVGKGKLPDYVGQHLSRLAPQLKIPLPELTELCKSLAEVVTDQSFISQVLAINDDIGNMSVEN